Genomic segment of Pochonia chlamydosporia 170 chromosome 1, whole genome shotgun sequence:
GATGTCATGAACCCCAAGACCTACGATGTCGTCACCAAGGTTTATGCAGAGCTCTCCAAGAAGTTTTCCGACGACTTCTTCCACGTTGGAGGTGACGAGCTCCAGGTCGGCTgcttcaacttcagcaaAGGCATCCGAGACTGGTTTGCCGCTGACCCCAAGCGCACCTACTTTGACCTCAACCAGTACTGGATTGACCACGCCTACCCCTTGTTCATGTCCCAAAAGAACAGCGGCAACAAGAACCGCCGACTGATTATGTGGGAAGACGTTGTCCTGTCCCCCGATGCTAGCGCCAGCAACGTCTCCAAGAGCGTCATTATGCAGTCCTGGAACAATGGTGTTTCAAATATCGACAAGCTTACCAAGGCTGGCTACGATGTCATTGTGTCCAGTGCTGACTTCCTGTATCTGGACTGCGGCAATGGCGGCTACGTGACCAACGACCCTCGATACAATGCTCCTCAGCTGAACCCCGACCCTAGTGGTGCTaccttctccttcaactaTGGTGGCCCAGGTGGTTCCTGGTGCGCCCCTTACAAGACCTGGCAGCGCATTTACGACTACGACTTCACCGCCAACCTCACTTCCGCACAGGCTAAGCACATCATCGGAGCCGCCGCTCCCCTGTGGTCCGAGCAGGTCGACGATACCATCATCAGTGCCAAGATGTGGCCACGAGCTGCTGCCCTCGCCGAgttggtttggtctggcaacAAGGACCCCAAGACTGGCGCCAAGCGAACAACCTACCTGACGCAGCGAATTCTCAACTTTAGAGAGTACCTTGTTGCCAACGGCATTGGAGCTGCTCCTCTTGTCCCGAAATACTGCGCACAGCACCCACATGCCTGCGATTTGTATTATGACCAGACCGCCGTAAAATAAAATCGCCACGTCTTTATACAAGGGGGTGAGGGGGAGCTTTGGCGAGCTACAGTGTGCGAGTCAACCTTACTATGCATACAAGTATTCTACAGTACATTATTATCATTAGTTTCTAAAACGAATACATTATTTTCTTGACTGATTCTGAACaatctttgtctttgccttggtcttgtGAGTGAGTATGCCTAGTGTCCCTTGTACCTGACTGTCAGTGTATGACTTACAGCCATCAAGACATAAATATCTAAAAATAGTAGCGAGGCGATAACCGAGAGAAATCTCGTGGGTAAAACAGGGTCAGTCGGTGGCCCCATGCTTCAGCAACAGTGTCGCAATGTCATGGTGTCTGTTCTCTGTCGCGATAGCCATGGGTGTCTCACCATAGTGGCTGGGCCTATTCACATCGACAGTCTCATGTTGCAGCAGTTCTTGTACAGATCGTAGGTTTCCATATGACGAAGCAATCCATAACGGCGTCTGGCCcattttgtttctgctgTTGACTTTTACCTCTCCCATGCCTAGTAGAATTTTAATGACGCTGTCGTTGTCCTCCACGGCTGCTAGACCGAGAGCCGTCTGGCCGTCTATATCTGTCGTCTCTTTCTCACTTTTGTCGCAGCCCAAAAAGAGCCGAACGATGTGCTCGTGTCCGCACTGGGCAGCCAGCATCAGCGGTGTACGCTGGGACACATCTCTGCTGTCGACATCGATGGCATCATGCTTCAGAAGTGTTTGAACAACAGACTCGTTGCCGTTACTTGCAGCCCATGCCAGGGCGCTCAAGCCCTCATTATCCCTAGAGTTGATGTCGACGTCGCCTGAAGAAAGGAGAAGTTGGACAACAAACACATGGCCCGCTttggcggccatgatgagaGGAGTAAATCCGTCGGCGTCCTTGACATCTTGGCTCAATTTCCCAGCATTGCATAATAGCTTGACGAGTTCCATGTGGCCAGCGGAAGCAGCAGATAAAAGAGGCGACGGCCAAGCAGTTTGCACATCTAGATTCTTTACTTTTAGAAATTCTTTCACCACATCGACATGTCCGTGTCGCACTGCTATGCCAAACGGGATGAGGTACACTTCGCTTGGTGAGAAGGGACCTGAACCGACTGCCAATGACGTTCTTGCCGTGGCTACGTTATTGAATTCTGCCGCCCATGTTATGGCCTCGAAGGCCATGGACTCGACGTCCGCCAAGTAGAGTTTGCGATTCAGTATTTTGTGTAGCTGTCGGCAGGTTTTAACCAGTGAATTAATATCTGCCGTATCGTTGAGCCAATGTGCAAGTTCGCAAATGAGTTCGTTGGGTAAGTAAAGGAGCGACATCGTATCACTCACTCTTCTCTCCAAGGGCTGCTGGGGTGAAGATGTATGTGATGTGAGTTGTGATTCCAAGTCGGTCGTTGTGGCTTGGtttggccaagtttctcgACAGACTGGTGTACTGAAGACCGCACGAGCTGAATCAAAATAAACCAGACCGCCGACATTAACTGAAATGCTCTAGGCCCTCATTGTCCTGAGGCGGTGCTACATAGACCATCTGCATCACTGAAAGGTTTCGTCGTCAATGGTTGGCTGCGGCGCAAGATTGTCGCCATGACCCCGGCGGCGTTCGGACAACGGTGCCACTGTTGACGGAATGAATCAGGGATGATTAGATCTCCAAGAGAACAAATGAATTCTTTTGACTGTCTGAGCTGCTTGCTTCGCGCGTTGtgacaactttgacaaggttgaaggtAGAATGCTGAGTTGCATGTAATTTAGACGTTGGCGCTCGGGGGCTGGCAAATTGGGCTTATCGATATGGAGACTGGCCAAGTTCGGCGCTCAACTTCACCAGAGCTCATCAATTTGACCTCCTTCACACTCGCTACACAATGGCCGCGACATGAACATGTTCACCAAAGACATCTCCCCTGACTCCGAGGCACCAAGTTCCTGCGTCTAACGTCGGTTTTATCTTCATCGTATGCCAGTGATTGCGGGCGTTGACGCCTGGCTGCTATTCGAGATGTTCTGCTGGTGCTACTTCGGTTCAAATTGGATGCATTCGCCCATCACTCTGCGGCCTCTGATTCCCCGCCCGTGAAGTCATGTTGGATTCCCTGAATCCAAGTATCATCATGAGGATACTTCGCTTTCTGGAATCGGCCTCCGATATTAACGCCCTCGCCCGCGCTTCATCAACGCTCTATTCATGGGTGAACCATTTGCTCTACTTTGGCAACAACCACGAATATGGATGGGATGCCCTGCATTGGGCCGCCAGCCGAGGCAAACCACACACAATTAGAGCGATACAACGCTATACCGAGGCTCTTGAACATACTGTCTCGGCGACGCTGAAATGGAGGACAGCCTTTCATCTTGCTATTGAAGGTGGAAATCAACAGGTCGTACGACTGCTGTTGGAGTCGCACGCAAGCGACCTGACGTCAGGCGAGTATCCTTCGCTATGCGATGCAGCTCGTAAAGGTCACTCTAATGTCATTCACCTGGCGGCTGAGTTGGGAAATTTCGACCTCAACTGCGAGGATTCGACTGGCCGAACACTGGTATCATTCGCTGCAGGGTCGGGAAGCGTTGCGATGCTGAATTGCCTTCAAAGGAGCGGGCTTGTTGACCCAGACAAGAGAGATGGCATAGGCCGCTCGCCACTGGCTTACGCAGCCCGTGATGGCCATTGCCTGGCCATAAGAGTACTGCTTGATTGGATCGATGATCCGCCTGACACCCGAGACAAACACGGCGACTCGCCATTTTCACTTGCCGCGAGAGCTGGGCATCTCTACGCATTGAAGGAATTATGGAAGACGGGTCATTCTCAGCTTGATACTCGAGGGCAATCACTCCGCACTCCACTCTCGTGGGCAGTACTTAGTGGGAGCCTCGCCGCTGTGCAATATTTGCTGGACTTGAGTGCAGATATTAACATGGCAGATGATTTGGGACAGACACCACTTAGCCTCGCGGCTATGCAGGGCAGGGTACAAGTTGTAGAGCTGCTACTCGGTTGTCGGGGCATATCACCGAATATACCAGATAGTCGCGGCTATCTACCGTCCCATTGGGCAGCCGTGGGCGGCCATGCCCGGGTCGTTCAAATACTTTCGCAGCACAGGCACATCGAGGTTGATCGTCCAGACTCGGTAGGCAAGACTCCCCTCGCTCTCGCAACGCAATCTGGCCACGAGACGGTAGTCAGAATGTTGCTGGAGTCCTTTCGCGTAACAGTGGATTCAAGAGATAATGAAGGGAGATCCCCATTGTCTATAGCCTTGGAAGGGGGCTTCGAACGCATTGCAAAATTATTGCTGGCTACTGGTCAAGCACAGCCAGATGCGCCTGACCACGATGGCCAAACTCCGTTGTCGTGGGCAGCAGCTGGCGGCCTTTGTTCTGCTCATCTCATCCAAGAGTTGTTGCACATCTGGGGAGTAGAGCCGGATTCCGCTGATGCTGTCGGCCGCACTCCGGCGTCGTACGCAGCAGAGGAGGGCAACGACGATGTGCTAAAGATATTACTAGTGACGGGGCAGGTTGACCCAGACTCCAACGATAAATGGGGCCGATCACTTATACACTGGGCAGCGCGATATGGCCAACTGTCCACGGTCAAGCTTTTGCTCTCGACTGGCAGAATTGACCTTGAGTCAAAAGACCGAGACGGACGAACGCCATTGTCCTGGGCTGCATCAGGAGCGCACAAAGCAACAGTCCGTTTCCTGGTGTCGACAGGAAAAGCCGATTTGGGAAGTGAGGATGGACAAGGTCGAACGCCAAGGTGGTGGGCTGCTGATCGCAAACCCGTTGACCCAAGTCTTGTGGCGATGCTATCTGGCTGACAAAGTGTTTGGTCGAATTGAAGCACTTGATAATGGGCAACTATGGAGCACAAAAAGCCTTGAATATTTTACCCGCTATGGCTGCGCCGTGATTGTGCCGAGAGAAGGCGTACATAACCCACACGGCCAGGCTCCCTGTAAGTGTGTTGATACAACGAACCCGAGTCATGGGGTCGATAAGCGACGGACTCTGAGATGTAAACGGAGTAATAGACATGGAGATTACTCCTTAGCTGAGCTCCAGGTGTCAATTGGACTGCACGAAGAGAAATGGCCGACTTTGGACTGCCACAGCGAGTGACCTGGAAACCTGGTCAACACAGGCAGGCATGCCAATGACAATGGAGCAGCGGACCGAACCTGTTCTGACCAGGTTGCCATGGGGCACTACTGCACTTGTCGTGTTTTGACAGGCACTTTGATGCAAGAGTCTCTTCTTTGATGGTTCCAAAATCGGAAACAGACCTTCTTGGCTGATGTCGACAGAACGACAGAAAGGGTCTTGGTGTCAAGCCTCGCTCTGTGAAGCTTGGTCGAGGGTGACAAAAGTTGGTCCTGGCTTTTGTTCCTTCTGCACGTAATTGGTCAATTCGCTTCCCCACACTTCCCCGCATTATGGCATGACGTCGAAGGCGGAGAGGCCGACGAGATGCAGGACTAAAGATTGGGTTCGTTGCAGAACGTTCGAAATGGCTCACGGAAGACTGTTGCCGCTAATTAAACTAGTGCGTAGGAAGCGAGTCAAcagggaacattgaagaacCAGACTGTAATGTGACCAAACGGCTTGTCATCCGGTGTGAGGAGCTACTTCGTGGGCGACTCCATTGTCTCACCGATTTGATGTCGGTGCAACGGTACAATAAAATTGTGTCGACTCACTAAAAAAACGGGGTATTTGTGCCATTATACTGGGAAACAGTTGGAAAAGTGGCAATAACGCGTCAATCAAGTCCGCCTGCGTTCACGggcaccaacaacagcgTCGGTTttgtgtctgtctggtctctgtGCAACGGCTTGAACGGAACACAATGACCCGACCTCATCCATGACGTATCACACCATCACACGTCAAGCCTGCAGAGATGTACGCTAATTCCCTTTGGCTCAACGTTCCTGTGTCGCAATCCCCCAatggaaaaaaaaaagtattGATCCGACGCAAGGTCAAACGATGCGCATGGCCCCAGGTACCTTCTTCTCatgcttcttcaacgaggCATGTAGAGACGCTGGTTGTAATATCGAACGGCATTCTCCGCCCAGACCGGCAGATCACATTAATTAATGCCAAAGTACCGCCGGGAATCGGTACATGATGGAAATTTGCTTATGGTTAGCATTGTGGGGCTGAAGCTGGACGAACTGGGTCAAGATGCGCCGTATTTCGGTACTCCCCAGGATCATACCAAGGATTATCCAGCCACGAGCTAGTCGGGCCGTTAAAGATTTCCTGCTTGAACCCAAATCTACCTTCCTGTGCTTGTTGAAATGAAAGCTACCCAAGGAAACAAAAGGAGACCATTGTCCCAACGCGTAGTGTAGCGCAGCTCGTACATGCATTGAATACGAAACGCTGTTGGGAGCTGTAACTATATACATCTCGGTAGGAGGCAGCGTCTTTCTAAATTGTTGATGGTTTATGTTGGTCCAGCTAGCAACTGACCAGAGTTGCGATTGACAACATGCGTGCCCAAGTAAGTCTGCCTCTGTTGGAAGCTATGGTAACGGTGTAATAATACCGTGTTTTCCACATCCCAATATAGCTTCGTCGGGGTCTAACCTGGTCGCACAGCCTTTCACAACGACCGGTTTGGTCGCGCTTCTAAACCTTTGCAGCGTTGTGCGCGGAGTCACAGATCAGGATCGTATCGCCAAATGTTTGTCGCGATACAGCCGAGGAAATATTTCTGGTAGCTGCAACAGCACCAAGGTGTACAATACCGACTTTGCTGGTGTGACCTGGGACGACGACAACTGGCTCCTCAGCACCACAACCCTTGAACAAGGACGTTACCAGTCAAGAGGCTCTGTGGCCAATGGCTACTTTGGAATTAGCGTTTCGAGTGTCGGCCCATTCTTTGAATTGGACTCTGAGGAggatggcggtgatgtgATCAGCGGCTGGCCACTCTTCTCGAGACGTCAGTCATTCGCTACCATTGCTGGCTTTTGGAATGCCCAACCCGACACGAACGGCACCAATTTCGGCTGGCTGCAGCAGTACGGCTATGAGAGCGTAATCAGCGGCGTACCTCACTGGAGTGGCCTGGTTCTCGACCTAGGCAACGGCGTTTATCTGGACTCCACGGTTGATAACAAGACAATCACCAACTTTCGATCGACGTACGACTTCAAGGCCGGAGTGCTCAGCTGGTCTTATAAATGGTCTCCTTCTGGAAGCAACAATGGCTCTTATGACATCCGATACCTTATGTTCACGAACAAGCTGCACATCAACCAGGCTGTCGTGGATCTTGAGATTGTTCCCTCCGTGGATTCCAACGCGACAGTGGTGAATGTGATTGATGGGTATTCTGCCGTTCGCACAGACTTTGTGAAATCTGGCGAAGATGCCGGCGCTATCTACTCGGCTGTCCGCCCTACCGGCATCGCCAATGTCACAGCCTACATATATGCTAATATGACGGGCTCCAAAGACGTGGGCCTTCACCAAAAGACTCTGGTGAGCAACAAGCCGTATATTCGAAAGAACGAATCGTCTATTGCTCAAGCTGTACCCGTCAAATTTTCTGCCGGAAAAGCTGTGCGCATCACCAAATATGTTGGTGCGGCATCTAGTGACGCTTTTGAGGATCCTCAAGCGGTCGCAAAGCGTGCGGCATCCTCCGCCCTATCTCAAGGATTCTACAAGTCTTTGCGCTCTCACGTCAAGGAATGGACCGATGTGATGCCCGACCATTCGGTTGACAGCTATGCCGACCCCAAAAATGGAACTCTACCCCAGGACAACTACATCATCGACTCTGCCATCATCGCAGTCGCAAACACCTACTATCTACTCCAGACTACTGTGGGACCCAATGCTCAGAAGCTTGTTAAAAACGCCCCTGTCAATGTTGATAGTATCTCTGTTGGTGGCCTTGTGTCGGATTCCTATGCTGGTCTCATCTTCTGGGACGCAGATCTCTTCATGCAACCTGGCCTGGTTGTGTCGCACCCGCAGTCTGCCGAACGCATCACCAACTATCGTGTCAAGAAGtatggccaagccaaggcgAATGCTCAAACCAGCTACGCCGGCTCTCAGAATAAGACAGTCTTTTCCAAAGATGCCGCCGCATATCCTTGGACAAGCGGCCGATTTGGCAACTGTACTGCCACTGGACCATGCTGGGACTACCAGTACCATCTGAATGGAGACATTGGCATATCACTTGTTAACCAACTGGTGGCTACCGGCGATACTCGGTACTTCAAGGACACATTGTTTCCAGTCTATGACTCCATCGCAACACTGTACTCAAACTTGCTTGCTCCAAACGGTTCATCCTGGACTGTTACGAATATGACGGATCCTGTAAGTTATTTCTGGTGCTTTGCTACGTGCAGAATTTGTTGCTTCTTGCCATTTGCTTTTGAATCTCTAACAAATAAAATAGGACGAGTACGCCAACCACGTCGACGCGGGTGGCTACACCATGCCACTGATTGCCGAGACTCTGCAGACGGCCAACACGTTCCGAGCCCAATTCGGCCAAGAAAAGAACGCGACTTGGAACTCCATGGCAGCCGACGTACTGGTTCTTCGCGAGAATGGTGTTACATTGGAATTCACCACCATGAACGGAAGTGCTGTTGTCAAGCAGGCTGATGTTATATTGAACACCTTCCCGCTTTCTTACACAACGAACTACACCACGCAGGACTCTTTGAATGACTTGGACTACGTAAGTAGCTGGACAACTCCAGAATCGAATGCATCATTAGGTACTAACGGTGGTTGTTTAGTACGCCAACAAGCAATCAGCGGACGGGCCAGCCATGACCTGGGCTTTCTTTTCCATTATCGCCAATGACATCTCACCGTCTGGCTGCTCAGCGTAT
This window contains:
- a CDS encoding ankyrin 2,3/unc44 (similar to Talaromyces stipitatus ATCC 10500 XP_002340125.1), with translation MRILRFLESASDINALARASSTLYSWVNHLLYFGNNHEYGWDALHWAASRGKPHTIRAIQRYTEALEHTVSATLKWRTAFHLAIEGGNQQVVRLLLESHASDLTSGEYPSLCDAARKGHSNVIHLAAELGNFDLNCEDSTGRTLVSFAAGSGSVAMLNCLQRSGLVDPDKRDGIGRSPLAYAARDGHCLAIRVLLDWIDDPPDTRDKHGDSPFSLAARAGHLYALKELWKTGHSQLDTRGQSLRTPLSWAVLSGSLAAVQYLLDLSADINMADDLGQTPLSLAAMQGRVQVVELLLGCRGISPNIPDSRGYLPSHWAAVGGHARVVQILSQHRHIEVDRPDSVGKTPLALATQSGHETVVRMLLESFRVTVDSRDNEGRSPLSIALEGGFERIAKLLLATGQAQPDAPDHDGQTPLSWAAAGGLCSAHLIQELLHIWGVEPDSADAVGRTPASYAAEEGNDDVLKILLVTGQVDPDSNDKWGRSLIHWAARYGQLSTVKLLLSTGRIDLESKDRDGRTPLSWAASGAHKATVRFLVSTGKADLGSEDGQGRTPRWWAADRKPVDPSLVAMLSG
- a CDS encoding ankyrin repeats (3 copies) domain-containing protein yields the protein MSLLYLPNELICELAHWLNDTADINSLVKTCRQLHKILNRKLYLADVESMAFEAITWAAEFNNVATARTSLAVGSGPFSPSEVYLIPFGIAVRHGHVDVVKEFLKVKNLDVQTAWPSPLLSAASAGHMELVKLLCNAGKLSQDVKDADGFTPLIMAAKAGHVFVVQLLLSSGDVDINSRDNEGLSALAWAASNGNESVVQTLLKHDAIDVDSRDVSQRTPLMLAAQCGHEHIVRLFLGCDKSEKETTDIDGQTALGLAAVEDNDSVIKILLGMGEVKVNSRNKMGQTPLWIASSYGNLRSVQELLQHETVDVNRPSHYGETPMAIATENRHHDIATLLLKHGATD
- a CDS encoding acid trehalase precursor (similar to Aspergillus terreus NIH2624 XP_001216097.1); its protein translation is MRAQPFTTTGLVALLNLCSVVRGVTDQDRIAKCLSRYSRGNISGSCNSTKVYNTDFAGVTWDDDNWLLSTTTLEQGRYQSRGSVANGYFGISVSSVGPFFELDSEEDGGDVISGWPLFSRRQSFATIAGFWNAQPDTNGTNFGWLQQYGYESVISGVPHWSGLVLDLGNGVYLDSTVDNKTITNFRSTYDFKAGVLSWSYKWSPSGSNNGSYDIRYLMFTNKLHINQAVVDLEIVPSVDSNATVVNVIDGYSAVRTDFVKSGEDAGAIYSAVRPTGIANVTAYIYANMTGSKDVGLHQKTLVSNKPYIRKNESSIAQAVPVKFSAGKAVRITKYVGAASSDAFEDPQAVAKRAASSALSQGFYKSLRSHVKEWTDVMPDHSVDSYADPKNGTLPQDNYIIDSAIIAVANTYYLLQTTVGPNAQKLVKNAPVNVDSISVGGLVSDSYAGLIFWDADLFMQPGLVVSHPQSAERITNYRVKKYGQAKANAQTSYAGSQNKTVFSKDAAAYPWTSGRFGNCTATGPCWDYQYHLNGDIGISLVNQLVATGDTRYFKDTLFPVYDSIATLYSNLLAPNGSSWTVTNMTDPDEYANHVDAGGYTMPLIAETLQTANTFRAQFGQEKNATWNSMAADVLVLRENGVTLEFTTMNGSAVVKQADVILNTFPLSYTTNYTTQDSLNDLDYYANKQSADGPAMTWAFFSIIANDISPSGCSAYTYSQYSYKPYARAPFYQLSEQLIDNATINGGTHPAYPFLTGHGGANQVGVFGYLGLRLLPDDALHINPNLPPQIEHLKYRTFYWRGWPFSAWSNMTHTTVQRAKHVKPLDSADKRFANKTITVDVGTETNSTAYHLSVNGVVVVPNRDIGHINTTPGNLLQCKSAESPGDYRPGQFPIAAIDGATSTKWQPWYANNLSSITVMLAKDDIGTMVSGMHFNWAQSPPVNATVIFHNSTLKSFAGLDFGASTKNSNFTVVSHLTNVELSNPYDAQSTNLDAIAIPTGNTTNVTLSEPVPASKYATLLIVGNQGLDKVDIDNKNGTGATVSEWAVISDARKETDGKSKPAKLRRSLTWREKTMLKGRML